The following coding sequences lie in one Polynucleobacter necessarius genomic window:
- a CDS encoding phosphatidate cytidylyltransferase yields MLKTRIITALVLMAVLLPILFLLPIVYAGAFFLVVLVAAAWEWSRLLAAEAKSAAWLYGLFCLAIIVFLLGVQNTDWQLAILFLSVLFWFLVAPFILARGMNLSLDKLRPFYVVLGLIVLPATWFALVFLRELGLIYLLSTLALVWVADIGAYFVGKAIGRHKLAVQISPGKSIEGAVGGLLLCYGYAFLCVFYLPFESTLFGAWAIRFGWIPMFLMVTVLNAFSIFGDLFESQLKRLAGVKDSSHLLPGHGGVLDRVDALIPTMPIAALLAGLM; encoded by the coding sequence ATGCTAAAAACTCGAATCATCACTGCCCTTGTGTTAATGGCAGTTCTTTTACCAATCTTGTTTTTATTGCCGATTGTGTATGCAGGGGCTTTCTTTTTAGTTGTCTTGGTTGCTGCAGCCTGGGAGTGGAGTCGATTATTGGCAGCAGAGGCAAAGTCTGCCGCCTGGTTGTACGGATTATTTTGTTTGGCAATTATTGTGTTCTTGTTGGGAGTGCAAAATACGGATTGGCAATTAGCCATATTATTTTTGTCGGTGCTCTTTTGGTTCTTGGTGGCCCCGTTCATTCTGGCGCGAGGCATGAATCTCTCGCTAGATAAATTGCGACCTTTTTATGTAGTGCTTGGCTTGATTGTTTTACCGGCAACTTGGTTCGCATTGGTTTTTTTGCGCGAGTTAGGTCTGATCTATCTGCTGTCTACTTTGGCTCTAGTCTGGGTTGCCGATATCGGCGCTTATTTTGTGGGAAAGGCAATTGGACGACATAAGCTTGCTGTGCAAATTAGCCCAGGAAAGTCTATTGAAGGTGCGGTAGGTGGTTTATTGCTCTGCTATGGGTATGCCTTTCTATGCGTTTTTTATCTACCGTTTGAATCTACTTTATTTGGCGCGTGGGCAATTCGTTTTGGTTGGATTCCGATGTTCCTGATGGTGACGGTTCTAAATGCATTTAGTATTTTTGGGGATCTCTTTGAGTCCCAGTTAAAGCGTTTGGCAGGTGTTAAAGATAGTAGTCATTTATTGCCAGGACACGGTGGTGTGCTAGATCGAGTTGATGCTTTGATTCCAACAATGCCGATTGCTGCTTTACTAGCAGGATTGATGTAA
- the ispC gene encoding 1-deoxy-D-xylulose-5-phosphate reductoisomerase, whose amino-acid sequence MSKRLAILGSTGSIGVNTLDVVRAHPDRYTVVALTAGKQVDRLAEQCIEFKPAIAVLSESADAAQLESFLRARGSQTQVLYGPDALVTAVTESGCDMVMAAIVGAAGLMPALAAAKSGKRVLLANKEALVMSGALFMQAMKAGGGELLPIDSEHNAIFQCLPNQFAKSPQASLGVEELWLTASGGPFRNTPIDQLDQITPEQACAHPNWVMGRKISVDSATMMNKGLEVIEAFWLFGLPLEKIKVLIHPQSVIHSMVRYRDGSVLAQLGQPDMRTPIAYGLAWPDRIDAGVAPLNLTQLAHLSFAEPDLERFPCLSLAFAAAKAGGTAPTVLNAANEIAVAAFLDAGLPYLKIPQVVEEVLSAMAVVGADSLETTLSVDAQARKAAQEYIHSL is encoded by the coding sequence ATGAGTAAGCGGCTGGCCATACTCGGTTCAACCGGATCGATCGGCGTCAATACCTTAGATGTAGTTCGTGCCCACCCGGATCGCTATACGGTGGTCGCTTTGACTGCCGGCAAGCAAGTTGATCGTTTGGCTGAGCAATGTATTGAATTTAAGCCAGCTATTGCGGTACTTTCTGAGAGCGCGGATGCTGCTCAACTCGAAAGCTTTTTACGCGCCCGGGGGAGTCAAACACAAGTCTTGTATGGACCTGATGCTTTGGTGACAGCAGTCACTGAGTCTGGGTGTGACATGGTCATGGCTGCCATTGTAGGCGCCGCTGGTTTGATGCCGGCCTTAGCCGCTGCCAAATCTGGCAAAAGAGTCTTGCTGGCCAATAAAGAGGCTTTGGTGATGTCTGGCGCTTTATTCATGCAAGCCATGAAGGCCGGAGGAGGGGAGTTGCTTCCCATTGATAGTGAGCACAATGCGATCTTCCAGTGCTTGCCAAATCAATTTGCAAAATCACCACAGGCTAGTTTGGGTGTAGAAGAATTGTGGTTAACCGCTTCGGGTGGCCCTTTTAGAAATACGCCGATCGACCAACTGGACCAGATCACTCCAGAGCAGGCTTGCGCTCATCCAAACTGGGTCATGGGTAGAAAGATTTCGGTGGATTCAGCAACAATGATGAATAAGGGTCTCGAAGTAATAGAGGCCTTTTGGCTGTTCGGCCTGCCATTGGAAAAAATTAAAGTATTGATTCATCCACAAAGTGTTATTCACTCTATGGTGCGTTATCGCGATGGATCTGTATTAGCGCAACTGGGTCAACCTGATATGCGAACTCCTATTGCTTATGGTCTTGCGTGGCCAGACCGCATTGATGCAGGTGTTGCGCCACTGAATTTGACTCAATTGGCTCATTTGAGTTTTGCAGAGCCTGATCTAGAGCGTTTCCCTTGCTTATCATTGGCTTTTGCTGCTGCCAAAGCCGGAGGAACTGCTCCCACCGTCCTAAATGCGGCTAATGAAATTGCAGTTGCTGCATTTTTGGATGCTGGTCTGCCGTATTTGAAGATTCCTCAAGTGGTTGAGGAGGTGCTTAGCGCTATGGCTGTAGTGGGCGCAGATTCTTTGGAAACGACTTTAAGTGTTGATGCACAAGCCCGAAAAGCAGCGCAGGAATATATTCATTCATTGTAA
- a CDS encoding site-2 protease family protein, whose amino-acid sequence MQAFITLGTFIITLGVLVSFHEFGHFVAARACGVRVLRFAIGFGKPLFTYCAKNKTEWVIAAIPLGGYVKLLDGRDKTQDIAPNEQIHAFDQKPPWQRSLIVAAGPLANFLLAIILFSTIYMSGAPQLPAVLQTPPDSSLAFKLGVTGGEQIVGWQVLESKTQSLGPISDEFEPVLSWNALRWLLMDALAGEYGFALQLKAPDGNLMVKTFLAEDLPPMRQDSDPMLRLGLLLKPTL is encoded by the coding sequence TTGCAAGCATTCATTACTCTTGGCACATTTATCATCACGCTTGGTGTGCTCGTGAGCTTTCATGAGTTTGGGCACTTTGTTGCAGCTCGTGCATGTGGCGTACGCGTTCTTCGTTTTGCAATCGGCTTTGGAAAGCCCCTGTTTACTTATTGTGCAAAAAATAAAACAGAGTGGGTGATTGCCGCCATCCCTTTGGGTGGGTATGTGAAGTTGCTTGATGGTCGGGATAAGACGCAAGATATCGCGCCTAACGAGCAAATCCACGCTTTCGATCAAAAACCCCCGTGGCAGCGGTCCTTGATAGTGGCGGCAGGTCCTCTGGCGAATTTTTTATTAGCGATTATTCTTTTTTCAACCATTTATATGTCGGGTGCCCCACAGCTACCCGCTGTTTTGCAAACCCCTCCAGACAGTTCCTTGGCGTTTAAATTGGGGGTAACTGGAGGTGAGCAGATCGTTGGGTGGCAAGTTTTGGAGTCTAAGACCCAGTCTTTGGGACCAATTTCGGATGAATTTGAGCCGGTCCTGAGTTGGAATGCTTTGCGCTGGTTGCTGATGGATGCTCTTGCCGGGGAATACGGTTTCGCTCTGCAACTGAAGGCTCCTGACGGTAATTTGATGGTCAAAACCTTCTTGGCCGAGGATTTGCCCCCGATGCGTCAAGATAGTGATCCTATGTTACGCCTAGGTTTATTGCTAAAGCCAACCCTTTAG
- a CDS encoding M50 family metallopeptidase, whose protein sequence is MVSKLSLRLMAGMFTGKTSIKQLGGPLSIADMAGKSVQVGWQPFFAFLALLISISIGLLNLLPFPMLDGGQLLYDAWELVAGKRISTSTQEQLQKVGFFLLISFSILALFNDLQRYLSP, encoded by the coding sequence TTGGTCAGCAAGTTATCCCTCAGGCTAATGGCGGGAATGTTCACCGGAAAGACTTCTATAAAGCAGTTGGGCGGACCCCTTAGCATTGCTGACATGGCCGGCAAGTCAGTCCAGGTTGGGTGGCAGCCATTTTTTGCATTTTTGGCACTACTAATAAGTATTAGTATCGGGCTGCTCAATTTGCTCCCTTTTCCCATGCTTGACGGGGGTCAGCTCCTGTATGATGCATGGGAGTTGGTCGCTGGAAAGCGGATTTCGACTTCAACACAGGAACAGCTGCAAAAAGTAGGCTTTTTCTTGTTAATTTCTTTCTCTATTCTGGCTTTGTTTAACGATTTACAACGCTATTTGTCGCCTTGA
- the bamA gene encoding outer membrane protein assembly factor BamA, which yields MMVALGLSIPVYAADSFVVKDIRVEGLQRVEPGTVFSYLPVQVGDTFTEEKGAEAIKALYSTGFFRDVQIQAQGDVLIVIIEERPTISRIEFTGMKEFDPEIVRKSLKAVGVAEARFYDKALIDKAEQELKRQYVGKGMFAAEVVATVTPVERNQVAVYFNIDEGPVAKIQEINFIGNKVFSESTLRGEMQLKTGGWLSWYSKDNLYSKQKLTADLETIRSYYLNRGYLEFVIESTQVSITPDKKGIYLTISIREGQKFTVKNVRLAGELLGKENELMQLIVLKPGDTFSFAKLTESSKAIAEVLGSYGYAFATINPQPDIRREQAEVDLTLVIDPGRRIYVRKVDISGNAKTRDMVIRREMRQFESSWFDSDKIDLSKKRLNRLGYFTETDITTEDVPGTSDQVDVNVKVTEKPTGAITLGAGYSSTEKLILSAGIDQDNAFGTGTAIGLNASLGKINQNLTLSNYDPYFTEDGISRYTDLYYRQSKPLYYVGDPDYTIKSLGSNIKFGVPYTEVDRVFFGTGVEAFQIQTTYNTPLPYLTYAQSYGIAAPGYPATLNTYNVPITIGWSRDGRDSALIPSDGSLQQLSAEAGTPAGNMTFYRLYGQYQKYHSFTKGNILSFNGEVGYGEVYGNHPFPITKNYYVGGIGSVRGYAPGSLGPQYFNSAVGAYQPTGGQSKIVTNIEYTVPVPGSGVDKTLRVFTFVDGGNAFGQNINLVLKYSYGLGISWISPLGPLKFSYGIPYKSAPTDNVQRLQFQVGTAF from the coding sequence ATGATGGTAGCTTTGGGTCTGAGCATTCCTGTTTATGCAGCAGATTCCTTTGTTGTCAAAGATATTCGCGTAGAAGGTTTACAGCGGGTTGAGCCAGGTACTGTATTTAGTTATTTGCCCGTTCAAGTAGGCGACACTTTCACCGAGGAAAAAGGGGCTGAGGCTATTAAGGCCTTGTATAGCACCGGGTTTTTTAGGGATGTGCAAATTCAAGCTCAAGGTGATGTATTGATTGTCATCATTGAAGAGAGACCAACAATTTCACGTATTGAATTTACTGGGATGAAAGAATTTGACCCAGAGATAGTTCGTAAGTCCTTAAAAGCTGTTGGTGTTGCGGAGGCGCGTTTTTATGACAAAGCTTTAATTGATAAGGCTGAGCAAGAACTCAAGCGTCAATATGTTGGTAAGGGCATGTTTGCTGCAGAGGTTGTTGCCACCGTCACTCCGGTCGAACGCAATCAGGTTGCCGTTTACTTCAATATAGATGAAGGACCTGTTGCCAAGATTCAAGAAATTAATTTCATTGGCAATAAAGTATTTAGTGAGAGTACTTTGCGCGGCGAGATGCAACTGAAGACTGGCGGTTGGCTATCTTGGTACAGCAAGGACAATCTCTATTCAAAGCAAAAACTTACGGCAGATTTAGAAACGATTCGCTCTTATTATTTAAATCGTGGCTACTTAGAGTTTGTTATTGAATCAACACAAGTTTCGATTACTCCCGACAAAAAAGGGATTTACCTCACCATCAGTATTCGTGAAGGTCAAAAATTTACAGTTAAAAATGTTCGTTTGGCCGGTGAGCTATTGGGCAAAGAAAACGAGCTAATGCAGTTGATCGTACTGAAGCCTGGTGATACTTTTTCTTTCGCTAAATTAACTGAAAGCTCCAAAGCAATTGCAGAGGTCTTGGGTTCCTATGGCTATGCTTTTGCAACCATTAATCCGCAACCAGATATTCGCCGCGAACAAGCAGAAGTAGATCTCACTTTAGTAATTGATCCAGGTCGACGAATCTATGTTCGTAAGGTAGATATTTCTGGGAACGCCAAAACACGTGACATGGTGATTCGGCGTGAGATGCGTCAGTTTGAGAGCTCCTGGTTTGATAGTGACAAAATTGATCTATCGAAGAAGCGCTTGAATCGTTTGGGCTATTTCACTGAGACTGATATCACTACTGAGGATGTTCCAGGTACTTCTGATCAGGTAGATGTGAACGTTAAAGTTACTGAGAAGCCAACCGGTGCGATTACCTTGGGGGCCGGCTACTCCTCTACAGAAAAGTTAATATTGTCTGCAGGTATTGATCAAGATAATGCATTTGGAACTGGAACTGCAATTGGTTTAAATGCTTCTCTGGGTAAGATTAATCAGAACTTGACTCTGTCTAATTATGATCCCTACTTCACTGAAGATGGAATCAGTCGATACACTGATTTGTACTACCGCCAGTCAAAACCCCTTTACTACGTGGGTGATCCCGATTACACCATTAAGTCTCTGGGCTCAAATATTAAATTTGGCGTTCCATACACCGAAGTTGATCGAGTCTTTTTTGGAACGGGCGTTGAAGCATTCCAAATCCAGACAACATACAATACGCCGCTGCCTTACTTGACTTATGCTCAAAGTTACGGAATTGCTGCACCAGGATACCCTGCAACCCTGAATACCTATAACGTACCAATCACAATCGGCTGGTCCCGTGATGGCCGTGATAGCGCGCTTATTCCCTCTGATGGATCTTTGCAACAGCTCTCTGCCGAAGCTGGAACGCCTGCTGGTAATATGACTTTCTATCGCTTGTATGGCCAGTATCAAAAGTACCACTCCTTTACAAAAGGAAATATCCTCTCATTCAACGGTGAGGTCGGTTACGGAGAGGTGTACGGCAATCATCCTTTCCCAATTACTAAAAACTACTACGTGGGTGGTATTGGATCCGTACGTGGTTATGCCCCTGGATCCTTAGGGCCGCAGTACTTTAATAGTGCAGTTGGAGCCTATCAACCGACAGGTGGTCAGTCTAAGATTGTGACAAATATTGAATACACCGTTCCCGTTCCGGGGTCTGGTGTTGATAAGACTTTGCGTGTCTTTACTTTCGTAGACGGTGGTAATGCATTTGGGCAAAATATCAACTTAGTCCTAAAATACTCCTACGGATTAGGTATATCATGGATATCACCGCTGGGACCGTTGAAGTTTAGTTATGGTATTCCGTACAAGTCTGCGCCGACGGATAATGTCCAGCGATTGCAGTTCCAGGTGGGTACGGCGTTTTAA
- a CDS encoding OmpH family outer membrane protein — MRLLHSSKWIQIGLLAIATVILAPAAFAQDAGTRVAVVNSEKVFNESNLAKAMQTRLQNEFTKRQNDLRDNAQKIKAAAEKLDRDAAVMTEADRVRRQRELADQDRELQRKQREFTEDLNQRTFEERAKIAEKANLVLKQIAEQRKIDIIIQEAAYLNPKADVTDDVIKALNSLK, encoded by the coding sequence ATGAGGTTATTACATTCTTCAAAATGGATTCAAATTGGTTTGCTAGCTATTGCAACAGTAATACTTGCGCCTGCTGCATTTGCTCAGGATGCTGGAACTCGTGTTGCTGTTGTCAATTCTGAAAAAGTTTTCAACGAGTCTAATTTGGCAAAAGCAATGCAGACTCGATTACAAAATGAATTTACTAAGCGCCAGAATGATTTGCGTGACAATGCCCAGAAAATAAAGGCAGCGGCAGAAAAACTTGATCGTGATGCTGCAGTAATGACTGAGGCGGATCGTGTGCGTCGTCAGCGCGAGCTGGCTGATCAGGACCGTGAATTACAGCGTAAGCAACGTGAATTTACAGAGGATCTCAATCAACGCACCTTTGAAGAGCGTGCCAAGATTGCTGAAAAAGCAAATTTAGTCCTCAAGCAAATTGCCGAACAAAGAAAAATTGACATCATCATCCAGGAAGCTGCATACTTGAACCCAAAGGCTGATGTAACAGATGATGTTATCAAGGCCTTAAACAGTCTTAAGTAA
- the lpxD gene encoding UDP-3-O-(3-hydroxymyristoyl)glucosamine N-acyltransferase, whose translation MPTAVELAEQFQVSLVGEASLVFNGLAPLEHAKSNQISFLSNPLYRHQASDSAAGALILSQTDLEFLQSKSDAHLAGRVYFVSKNPYATFARMAQYFAKQSAPAYLPGIHPSAVIDPSVSIPSSCHIGPFVQIGPGVKLGERVCILGNATVARNSVIASDTLIYPSVSIYGGTQIGERCIIHSGAIIGADGFGFAPDFSATGGEWVKIPQTGNVVIGDDVEIGASTTIDRGAMSDTVIGAGSKIDNQVQIAHNVIIGKCCVIAGCAAISGSTKIGNFCIIGGAANFAGHLTIADRTTVSGNTSIIRSINEPGQHYTGVYPSMLHAAWEKNAAILRGLDKIRQRLRLLDKNKSSEP comes from the coding sequence ATGCCCACCGCCGTCGAGCTGGCCGAACAGTTTCAAGTAAGCTTGGTGGGGGAGGCCTCCCTCGTATTCAATGGTCTTGCGCCTCTAGAGCACGCTAAGTCTAACCAAATCTCCTTTTTATCAAATCCTTTGTATCGTCATCAGGCAAGCGATAGCGCAGCTGGCGCTTTGATTCTGAGCCAGACTGATCTAGAGTTTCTTCAATCCAAATCCGATGCACATTTAGCTGGCCGCGTTTATTTTGTCTCAAAAAATCCTTACGCAACTTTTGCAAGAATGGCTCAGTACTTTGCAAAGCAGAGCGCACCCGCCTATTTACCCGGAATTCATCCAAGCGCAGTAATAGACCCTAGCGTAAGTATTCCTAGCTCTTGTCATATCGGGCCTTTTGTACAAATCGGACCTGGGGTCAAGCTTGGTGAGCGCGTTTGCATTTTGGGTAATGCAACGGTTGCCAGAAACAGTGTGATCGCGAGTGATACCTTAATTTATCCATCTGTTTCAATTTATGGCGGCACCCAAATTGGTGAGCGCTGCATCATTCATAGTGGCGCCATTATTGGTGCCGATGGTTTTGGATTTGCTCCTGACTTTTCGGCGACAGGTGGTGAGTGGGTCAAGATCCCGCAAACAGGTAATGTTGTGATCGGCGACGATGTTGAGATTGGCGCTTCAACTACGATTGATCGTGGTGCCATGAGTGATACGGTCATTGGCGCTGGTAGCAAAATTGATAATCAAGTGCAGATTGCTCACAACGTTATTATCGGTAAATGCTGTGTGATTGCTGGTTGTGCTGCCATCTCTGGAAGTACAAAAATTGGTAATTTCTGCATTATTGGAGGTGCCGCTAATTTCGCGGGACATCTCACTATTGCCGATAGAACTACGGTTTCCGGAAACACGTCGATTATTCGCTCGATTAACGAGCCTGGCCAGCACTATACGGGCGTTTATCCCTCAATGTTGCATGCTGCTTGGGAAAAGAATGCTGCAATCTTGCGTGGGCTAGATAAAATACGTCAACGCTTACGATTATTAGATAAGAACAAAAGTTCGGAGCCATAG
- the fabZ gene encoding 3-hydroxyacyl-ACP dehydratase FabZ, whose protein sequence is MSKIIAIDINKILKLLPHRYPFLLVDRVLEISPQVSITALKNVTMNEPFFQGHFPDFPVMPGVLIIEALAQTAALLTFSEERAEDAIYYFAGIDGARFKKPVLPGDQLIMTAKLERGRAGIYKFAVQATVDGEISAEANITCAVRTKGA, encoded by the coding sequence ATGAGCAAGATCATCGCGATTGATATCAATAAAATTTTGAAGCTATTGCCCCATCGCTACCCATTTTTACTGGTTGATCGCGTCTTAGAAATTTCTCCACAGGTCAGTATTACTGCACTGAAGAACGTGACGATGAATGAGCCATTTTTTCAGGGGCACTTTCCAGACTTTCCAGTAATGCCAGGAGTTTTGATTATTGAGGCATTGGCGCAAACTGCTGCTCTGTTAACCTTTTCTGAGGAGCGTGCAGAAGATGCCATTTATTACTTTGCTGGAATCGATGGGGCACGCTTTAAAAAGCCAGTATTACCTGGGGATCAGTTGATCATGACCGCAAAGCTTGAGCGTGGTCGTGCTGGCATATATAAGTTTGCAGTGCAGGCAACTGTAGATGGTGAGATTTCCGCCGAAGCAAACATTACTTGTGCGGTACGTACGAAAGGCGCGTAA
- the lpxA gene encoding acyl-ACP--UDP-N-acetylglucosamine O-acyltransferase: protein MTRIHASAVVDIKAELASNVEIGPYSVIGPNVKIDAGTKVGSHTVIEGHTTIGKENNFAHFAAIGGPPQDMKYRGEPTQLIIGDRNTIREFTTIHTGTSQDEGITRIGNDNWIMAYVHIAHDCQVGNHTIFSSNAQIAGHVQVDDWAIMGGMSGVHQFVRIGQHAMLGGASALVQDIPPFVIAAGDKASPHGINVEGLKRRGFSSETISALRQAYKVLYKDGLSFEEAKVEIQKMVAANSADPATAEKLAQFHDFIAASTRGIIR, encoded by the coding sequence ATGACCCGGATTCATGCATCTGCTGTGGTGGATATCAAAGCAGAGCTCGCTAGCAACGTTGAGATTGGACCCTACTCAGTTATTGGCCCCAACGTCAAAATCGACGCTGGTACAAAAGTTGGCTCACATACGGTGATTGAGGGGCACACCACAATCGGCAAAGAAAATAATTTTGCGCACTTTGCTGCAATCGGTGGGCCGCCACAGGATATGAAATATCGTGGAGAGCCCACTCAACTGATTATTGGTGATCGCAACACTATTCGCGAATTCACAACGATTCACACTGGAACCTCACAGGATGAAGGTATTACCCGAATCGGCAATGACAACTGGATCATGGCCTATGTGCATATTGCGCATGATTGCCAAGTAGGTAATCACACCATTTTCTCAAGCAATGCTCAAATTGCTGGTCATGTGCAGGTTGATGATTGGGCGATTATGGGTGGTATGTCTGGCGTTCATCAGTTCGTTCGTATCGGACAGCATGCGATGCTGGGCGGTGCCTCTGCATTGGTACAAGATATTCCTCCTTTTGTGATTGCCGCTGGCGACAAAGCTTCTCCACATGGTATTAATGTGGAAGGCTTGAAACGCCGAGGTTTCTCAAGTGAAACAATTTCTGCATTGCGCCAAGCCTATAAAGTCTTATATAAAGATGGCCTGAGCTTTGAAGAGGCTAAGGTGGAAATACAAAAAATGGTTGCTGCAAATTCGGCCGATCCTGCTACTGCTGAAAAGCTAGCCCAGTTCCACGATTTTATTGCCGCTTCGACACGCGGCATCATTCGTTAA
- the lpxB gene encoding lipid-A-disaccharide synthase, which produces MPKLACVAGEPSGDLLAAPVLGALNQIPEMASLEVYGIGGPRMQAEGMRSDWPMETLSVRGYVEAIQQLPAILKLRKELIANLLGEGRPDVYLGIDAPDFNLGVEMQLRKAGIPTLHLVSPSIWAWRAGRIKKISQAVERMLCIFPFETEIYDRAGVASTYVGHPLASEIPIEPNPSQARGKIAQKCAMSNASLDGTVIAVLPGSRISEIELIAPVFFETMQLLSKRLQGQKLQFLIPVATPRLRALLEQLLLAVKNQNPDIQIHLLDGMADEVLEAADVVLIASGTATLQAALWKKPMVISYKVPWLTAQIMKRQGYLPYVGLPNILCGEFVVPELLQDDATPEKLANAMQDWLDHPSRVTQLKERFTDMHETLRRPTGLLVAQAVAQTIANHRHKWVSA; this is translated from the coding sequence TTGCCAAAGTTAGCTTGTGTAGCTGGCGAACCTTCTGGCGACTTACTTGCTGCGCCAGTATTAGGCGCATTAAATCAAATTCCAGAGATGGCTAGCCTTGAGGTATATGGCATTGGCGGGCCGCGGATGCAAGCAGAAGGTATGCGTTCTGATTGGCCTATGGAGACCCTGAGCGTTCGTGGTTATGTGGAAGCAATTCAACAGTTGCCTGCAATTCTGAAGCTTCGAAAAGAATTAATCGCCAATTTATTGGGGGAGGGCAGGCCCGATGTCTATTTGGGAATTGATGCGCCAGACTTTAATTTAGGCGTGGAAATGCAACTGCGAAAAGCGGGGATACCCACATTGCATTTAGTCTCCCCCTCGATTTGGGCGTGGAGAGCAGGGCGCATCAAGAAAATTTCACAAGCAGTCGAGCGCATGCTCTGCATCTTTCCATTCGAAACTGAAATTTACGATCGTGCTGGTGTGGCTTCAACTTATGTTGGTCACCCGCTTGCTAGTGAAATTCCGATAGAGCCAAACCCATCGCAAGCTCGTGGAAAAATTGCTCAAAAGTGTGCTATGAGTAATGCGTCACTTGATGGCACAGTCATTGCAGTATTGCCCGGAAGCCGAATATCTGAAATCGAGCTTATCGCGCCAGTCTTTTTTGAGACAATGCAGTTATTATCAAAAAGACTTCAAGGTCAAAAGCTACAGTTCTTAATCCCAGTGGCAACCCCGCGTTTACGAGCCCTGCTTGAGCAGCTTTTATTGGCTGTAAAAAACCAAAATCCTGATATTCAAATTCACTTGCTTGATGGCATGGCAGATGAAGTATTGGAAGCTGCTGATGTGGTATTGATTGCGAGCGGTACGGCGACTTTGCAAGCGGCATTATGGAAAAAGCCTATGGTGATTTCTTATAAAGTACCCTGGTTAACGGCTCAGATTATGAAACGGCAGGGTTATTTACCGTATGTGGGGCTACCCAATATTTTGTGCGGTGAGTTTGTGGTTCCCGAGTTATTGCAAGATGATGCGACACCCGAAAAGCTAGCTAATGCAATGCAAGATTGGCTGGATCACCCCAGTAGAGTTACTCAGCTCAAAGAGCGTTTTACTGATATGCATGAAACATTGCGTCGCCCAACGGGATTATTGGTTGCTCAGGCAGTGGCTCAAACGATTGCGAATCACCGTCACAAGTGGGTAAGTGCATGA
- the rnhB gene encoding ribonuclease HII: MSMIWVCGVDEAGRGPLVGAVVAGAVVLDPNNPIEGLKDSKKLTAARREYLYEQIMEKAKAWGIGEASPLEIDQMNILQATMLAMRRAVEDLTTRLGDWPSRALIDGNRCPELPIAAEAIIQGDAKEPAISAASILAKVTRDRQMQALHERHPEYGFAQHRGYPTQAHFAALKQYGACSEHRRSFSPVRRVLEALAD; this comes from the coding sequence ATGAGTATGATTTGGGTCTGTGGTGTGGATGAAGCGGGGCGCGGACCTTTGGTAGGTGCAGTGGTAGCTGGTGCAGTAGTGCTCGATCCCAATAATCCGATTGAGGGTTTAAAAGACTCCAAAAAATTAACCGCTGCTCGAAGAGAATATTTGTATGAGCAGATTATGGAAAAGGCTAAAGCCTGGGGCATAGGCGAGGCGAGCCCTCTAGAGATAGATCAGATGAATATCTTGCAGGCTACGATGCTGGCGATGCGTCGAGCCGTGGAAGATTTAACAACTCGACTAGGTGATTGGCCAAGCAGAGCGCTGATTGATGGCAACCGATGTCCTGAGTTGCCGATTGCGGCAGAAGCGATTATTCAGGGCGACGCTAAAGAGCCTGCAATTTCAGCTGCATCTATATTAGCTAAAGTGACACGTGATCGTCAGATGCAAGCTTTGCATGAGCGCCACCCTGAATATGGTTTTGCCCAGCATAGGGGTTATCCGACGCAGGCTCACTTTGCTGCATTAAAGCAATATGGTGCCTGCTCCGAACATCGTCGTAGCTTTTCTCCGGTTCGTCGGGTGCTAGAGGCGCTCGCAGATTAA